The Sus scrofa isolate TJ Tabasco breed Duroc chromosome 4, Sscrofa11.1, whole genome shotgun sequence genomic sequence aaaataaatttcagattctacatgtctaacaaattggaaagaaatggACCATTTCAACCTAATACTCAGCCTCTCTGCCTGAAGCTGAAGCTGATTTAATTCACCGTGACAAATGCAGATGTATTtattacatgtacatgtaactcaTGCTTTGTGTGAAAGAAAGCCATTATTTTACTTAGTCATTTTTTCCCATGTTCCATATCCAGTTTGAGCTGTGAAAATGTCTTAAGTGCATAGCAGTAGCAAGTTGATGACATGGGTAATAGGTTATTGTCCATTAATGGGgtactaggatttttttttttttaaattaggtattTTCTGTGGTGAGCCACAAACTGGGTCGTCCTGGGATTCCCATTGTTTGCatagtatataaaatttttattggccTATTGATTGACATGTGTTTGAAACATTAAGAGGAGTCAATTAACTTGTTGGTTTGCCAGAACTCTCACAGGAACtttgtttttccccttaattGCTTTTGGTTTGATGCTCTTTATATAATGACTTTCATCTGGTATTATATTTTTTGGTGATCAAAAACCTTTATAGCGTGTTCAAAGGAAACTTCACCGGACAAAGAAAAGGTCAGCTGGTCCAAGATGCCTGTCTATACATGGAGTTAAAGTGAGAATAAGATTTTTCAAGCCACGTCAAGAAAGAAACAATGAGACCGCAATTGTCGACTGCTTCTTGTTTTCCAAGATTAATGACATCATACTTGGGAGCCACTGGTTTAAGTATGTTCACTTCCTGTCCCTCTGTTGACCGTTCCTCGGTAACACgttaaaataatgccactgttgctttttttcccaGCTTGTATTTCCCTTCCCAACGTGCGCTGTAAATTTAGCACCTTTCATAACGATACAGAAAAACCCAGCTCTGTATTGTACGTGCATTTAGCAAGTCTGATGATGGTCAGAGTCTACCGTGAGGAGTGACTTTATGTGAAAATCCTCCCACGTATCTGATTTCTTATGACTGACAAATGGCTTTTCCCAGCTGCGTGGTGAAAATACCAGCTGTGCCACTGACACATTGGCTGGGTGACAACCTGTAGCTGCTTCCATCCACAAATGAggtatttaatttaaatgttgtGGTTTCTGTTTCACATTTTGAGCGACCTCAGAACAAAACCGGTGTCAAAATTAGGCTCTATATTATCAGTGAGAGATTgctttgaattgtttttttttttttttccacgtgAAGAAGGGATTCTCTGCTGCTTgagaatgatttttctttcttttctaagttgATCTTTTTTCCACTTGGCAAACATTACGTTTTTCCTCTCTGCAGAAGCCCGTGTGGCTTTGCCtactgtttttctctcctttcattttGTCTGCGTCCGCCTCGGAGTTGTCCTCTTTCCAGCCCATCACAGGCACACATGAGATCGGGGCCCGGTGGGGCCTCTTCCTTTCGAGGTGAAAGCTAGCGTGTTTTCCTAAGGATAACAATGTGGCTACAGTGAAGACAAATAAAAGTTGAAGGGAAAATGCAGTTGAGAGAGGGTAAGAATAAGAGAAACGTGATGGAAACAAAACCTTTTCCAAGAAAGGACTGATGTGTAGTCACAGGCAGTGAACTTAGGGAGACCTGGCCTTGTGCAGAGGGCTGGTGGGAGGCCCCGGTGGCTCAGTGAGAATAGAGGGTGGGGTCCAGAGGAAGGAAATCTTTGAAAGGATCTTCCATTTTAATGCGTAAATGAGTCCCAGAGCCAGCCAGGCTCACCGCCTTCCAGCGCCTATTTTAAAGTTGCACGTGCATCAGTATAGCTCTATTTTTGTAGCGTCTGACAATCACTAAAGTGCCATTCTTGTTTAGAATTGTTAAAAATCTCCCTTTGGTCCCAAGGTGAAAAGAGAAGATGCACAAGGCATTGAGCGTGGACTGGGAGCGCTTAGGAAGGGCTGCTGCGGTCCAGGTCAGGTGGGGTCATTAAAGGTCTTGGAGATGTCTGGAACTCGAGTTGGTTTGGAAGTAGCTTGGGGACTTTTTGAAATCTGAATTCCGACGGTGAACTCCTTGAGGAAAGGTAAGATGTATTACTCATCCTGGCAGTCCCAGTCCTGTTAAAGGGCTCGGGGCGTGCAGGAGTTCCGCCAATACCAAAGGAGAGAAGTTGGGTTGGAGGGCTGTAGGAAAGATGGAGTCAGAGAAGCTGTTATAACCTAGTGATGACGGCATAGAGCTTTTCAGTGgggtggaaaaaagagaacagggggaaaaaaagttgcaTAACTGCTCCTTGGCTAACTTTTGCACCCACTGAATTAATCGCTGGAATTCATCTaaggattttctttccttttttgttttcaattgaagagtagttgatttataatgtcatctcagtttcaggtgtacaacacagtgatctggatgggtggatggatgatagCTATAGATGCAGTTACAGATGTATTATTTTCCCGTATAGGAGATTATAAAACATGCAGTATCGTTCCCTGTGCCATACTGTATGTCCTTGCTGGGTATCTGTTTCATGTATAGCAGTATacgttaatcccatcctcctgaGTTATCCATATGcactcccaccacccccacaccccacttCAGGATTTTCTTGGTAGCATATTTCTGAAGCGTTCCAGAGTGTCTTTGTCAGAGCAATCAAAAGGAAGTGGCAGAAATTGCTCATGCATCTTAAGCAGAATACAATTGctttgctttctgtctttttactgagataaaatgaaccattttaaagtgtacgaTTCAGTAGTGTTTAGTGCATTCACAGTGTTGGCTCTCACCTGTATTaggttccaaaatattttcatcaaccGTAGCTTTACTTTAATGCCTGTGTATAATGAAACAACGTAgagttttttactttaaaaaaaaaagaagaaggagattGAAACCTGGATAGTGTTTCTAACAGCCTCTGGAGAGTTCTCAATGCCGTCTTCTTCAGAGtctgttttttgaatttctcGTTTTCCTCCCCACAAGTCATTGAGTAAAAACATACCTTTTTAGGCTGGCATTTCCTGTTTGGTAGTTTGGTTTttggtgatttctttttctcctgtgctcctggtaaaattctttttttttttttttttttttttttttttttgtcgcatGAAAGCAGTGAGGCCTCCTGGTCgaggatttctttttctgctgttaGATGTTTTGGAAGTTCAATCAGCAGCAGAAAGCTTATCATTCTCTACCTGGAACATGAGAGTTGAGGTTTCACTTTTACCAGGACAGCATTTTATAGGGGACGTAAGCCAAGTGCCTCTCGTCTGCATGGATCCTTGCCACAAGCTCAAAAGGGAAAACTCTGATTTTCTCTAAGACGCATGggcaaataattataaaaatattcttcgGAAGGACCTTATAATCAGGGATGAGGAAACTATGATTATCCTAGATTTACCAAGAGGAATGAGTAAACACCTTACAAATTTTGAACGTTGTTGTGGCTTAACAGGGAAAGAGCTTTTGTAGTGTTGTTTAGAGGAGTAGAAAGGGTCCAATTAGAAGCAGGTTAGAGAGCTGAAGAGCTCTTTCAAAAATAGCAAGACGTTCCCTGCTGGAAAGACCTTTGAATTACAGAAAGAACATGTCATGATTGATCATTCCTTTTAAGAAATGTGAATACCAGATTTATAAGTTTCATATGCCTATTATGtcagaatttccatattctgccataaagaatgaaatctgCAGTGGGATCAGCTGTAGAATTGCAAAGGGCAGCAAATTCCATGTTAGCAgaataccattttgcattcttggTCTTCCTGAAATCACATTTAAGCCATTATACAAATCTTCgacaaagcactttttaaaaaaatgtttatagctgacaatttgttaaaaaaaaaaaaaaacaggtttgcTTTTAAGGGGTAAATAATTACTTTTCTCTAAAGACAGGTGTCTCATGCTCTAATCAGTTGTGTCCACATCTTCAAAGCTCCAGAtgctatttttcaaaagatttgcTTATACAATACAGCATTTGTAGATAAGTCTTATTAGTGGAAGCAGTGCCCAGAGCTCAGGGGACTTAGTTGGTTGCTATTTTATTATTCCCAGGCCAACTTTCCTGTTTCAGCTTTTCAGGGAGCCCTGGTTCATCTCTGTGAAGTCCCACGGGGAAGAAAAATGTCCCTCACTGCTTCAGACGAATGGAGAAGAGAATTGGGGTGGGACGGGGGCtaggggtggggcggggctctGGGTTTCCATCCGTTCTGTGGGAATGGGCTGAGGCTTGTATACAGCAGACTTCCAGTCTTAGGGCACAGAAGAGTTCCTTATATTTATTATGTAGGTTTCATCAAGAGTTCACCCTGAGTATTTGCCttacattttttcttaatgtctCCACATTATTCTCTTTGGTTTGTGTCCACTATGCCTTGGCCGTGGTACAGGAGGAAATATGCCATACTGGGAATCAGGAGGTTTGGGTTTTTCTCTCAGCTTTGTGAATCATCAGTTAGCCTGTCTGAGCTTAGTCTCTCCTCCCGATCAAATGGACGTAAGAGGCCACAGTAGACCTGTCAGATGCACTTGCTTTTGAACTGGCCACTCCCTCTGCGGGAAGGCGATTGGTTCCCTGCCTCTAACTCCTATCTGAGTGACCGATGCTCCCTGGAGTGCCTGCACCTTATAGTAGCTTAGACAGAGTGATGcccaaaaagtatttttaaaattatgatgagGACTTAGCTCTGAGAGTCCTTCTGGGGTTCCTTGGAGCTTATTTAAGGAGCACCTGTCACCCATACACACACCCTCTGCTGCCCTGCTCAGTTCACTGATCTTCCCTCTCCTGTCTCTACAAACTGTGaccagtctttgtttttcttcctctttctcactcACACCTCTGTCCTCCCATTGGGATTCATGCTGAAAGCCCCTGGGCTTTGGCCTGTTAACCTCCTTTTTTCCCAGCTGCCTTgatcaatttctgctgcagaaATTCTTCCCTTAGGTCTGTTGGGAAATAGGACTTCATGTTAATTTTCCACACTTCTCCCAGTTTTTTGTCCCTAAACTAGCATACTTACCTTTGTTTTAAGGGTTCTCTTGCTATGGACTATAGGAAGGAGGTAGCTATTAACAAAAATCATAAGCATTATTGGAATTAGGTGCGTAAGAGCTTATGCAGTGCTGATAGACTTTATTCAAATAAACCGATAAGATCTTTCTCAGCGCCTTTTCTTTGTCTACTTCAAtgagctctttctttttctttcttttctttttttttaaatgagccctgtcttttttctttttcttttttctttctttctttcttccttttttttttttttaaagagactagGCCTCCTGCCTTCTCTTTTTATCAGCGATTTCTGAAGCACACTGATGACCCTTGGGTCACACGTGGATGCAAACATATTTTGTCTGATTCACTGGCATTTGTACCACATGCTTATTTCAGATATCTCACTTTGCACAAGAGACCATATATCTGGCTCTTTGTGAAAAATGACAAGGGTGGGTGACTCCAGGCCAGAGCTGAGCAGTGACGGCCCCTTCTGGGGTACATGCTCCCCGTAGCCTCTTACCTCTGGCTGTTTCATTTGCACAGGTTCCCTGAGTGGAGTATGTTTGTGTCCAGCTTTCACGCCTTTGACCACCATAACGGGCAGTAGCAGTGCAAAGGGGTGGTCAATAGGCCTCCTACACCTGGAGAGTAAATGCAGGCCATGCGAGTGAAGGGATTGGGCTTACTGTGCACCCCGAACCCATACTCCTTAAGCTGCCAGGGCTCTTGTGACAGAATAGTTACCATTCACTAAATTATTTATATCTTGGTGGATTTTTATGTACAGAGATCAGTGTGTATCCGCATACTCCCCtgcctatttatttacttatttattttaaattttattttaaagttttattgaagtatagtcgatttacaatgttgtgataatttttgcctTACATtggagtgattcagttatacatatacaagcacccattctttttcagattcctttcccatatggactatcacaggatactgggtagagttccctgtgttatacagcaggtcctcattggccaaccattccatatactACCGGGTGCATTTGCCAATCCCAGTCCCTCAGTCCATCTCTCCCCCGAcccgtcccctttggtaactatacatttgttttcaaagtctgtgagtctgtttctgtactgcaaataagttcatttgtatcctttttttagattccacatagaagtgttatcatatgatgtttgtcttttactgtctaactaacttcacttagtatgataatctctaggtccatccgtattgctgtaaatggcattatttcattcttttttatggctgagtaatattctagtgtgtgtgtgtgtgtgtgtgtgtgtgtgtgtatcttctttatccattcctctgttgatggatatttagtttgcttccatatcttggctattgtaaatagtgctgcagtgaacattggggtgcatgtatctttttgaatcatgtttttctccagatagatgcccaggaatgagattgctggatcaaatggtaattctactttttgttttcgAAGGAAGCTCCAttccgttttccatagtggttgtgtcagtttacatccccacaaaCAATGtcttgtttgtggactttttgttgatggacattattttcttttaagggtcatccttgtggcacatggaagttcccaggctaggggtccaatccgagctgcagctgccagcttatgccacagccacaacaatgcgggattcaagccacatctgtgacctacaccacagctcatggcaacactgaatccttatccactgagcagggccagaaatCGAGCCCACATACTTAtgggtattagtcgggtttgttaccactgagccacaacgggaactcctgatgatgtatgttctgactggtataaggtgaaTTAAAAAtgctccagaaagtgggcatagatggaacctacctcaacataataaaggccatagatgacaaacccacagctaacaacattctcagtggtgaaaagctgaaagaatttctgctaagatcaagaacaaaacaaggatattcactcttgccacttttgttcaacatagttttgaaagtcccagccacagcagtaagagaaaaaaagaaataaaaagaatccaaattggaaaagaagtaaaactgtcactgtttgcagatgatactatacgtagaaaatcctaaagatgctatcaggaAACTACTAGATCTCATTGATGAATTTGgtagtttcaggatacaaaattaatatgcagaaatctctCATagttctatacactaacaatgaaagatcagaaagagaaattaaggaaatgatcCATTTACTatcacaacaaaaagaataaaatactgaggaataaacctacctaaggaggcaaaagacctatactctgaaatcAGTAAGATGCTCTtgtaagaaatcaaagatgggagttccccttgtagctctgtggtagcaaacctgactagtatccattgaggatgtgggtttgatccctggccccactcagtggcttaaggatctggcattgccagaagctgtggtgtaggttgcagatgcagctcagatctggtgttgctgtggctgtggaataggccggcagctgcagctccaattagacccctagcctaagaacttctatatgccatgggtgaggccctaaaaaaacattttttttaatttaaaaaaaaagaaaaaaagaaatcatcaaagatgataaaaacagatggaaaggtatgCCATGTTCTTGGatgggaaaaatcaatattgtcaaaatgactgtactccccaaggcaatccacagattcagtacaatccctatcaaattaccaatggcagttttcacagaactagaacaaataatcttaaaatttgtatggaaacacaaaagaccccaaataggcaaagcaatcctgagaaggaaaaatggagctgaagaaaTCAGGATCCCTGAGCTCCAactatacaacaaagctacagtcatcaaaacagcatggtgttggcacaaaaacagaaatatagatcaatggaagatagcccagaaataaacccacgtacatatggccaactaatctatgacaaaggaggcaagaattgcacaatggagaaaagacagtctctttaataagtggtgctgagaaaactggacagcaatatgtaagagaatgaaattagaacaccctctaataccatatataaaaataaattcaaaatggattaaagatctaaatataagatcagaaactataaaattcttagagcaAGCataaaacactctgacataagcCACAGCACTGTCgttttttgatccacctcttaatgaaaataaaaacaaaaataaacaaatgggacctaattaaacttaaaagcttttgcacagcaaaggaaatgataaacaaaactaaaaagcaatccgcagaatgggaaaaaataggacaaggggttaatctccaaaatatacaaacacttcaTGAAGCTCAGcatcaaaaaaacaacctaatcacaaaatgggcagaagatctaaacagacatttctccaaagacgacaaacaaatggccacaaaacacatgaaaagtagCTCAACgtggctaattattagagacatgaaaATCAAAAGTGTAATAAGGTATTACCTTCCTGCCTCTTTTTCTTAGAACAGTCCCAGTTGAGGAATCCACTTGTACATTTAGAATCATAAACCACACGGATAATACCTTAGCAGTAGTTAAatccctcttcctctgctttttgcTCAGAACCACAGCCTGCAGAAcatccagggattaaacccatgccacagcagtgacaactccagatccttaactgctaggccccagggaactccccctcttcctctcttttaaaatttagataacaAAGCCAAGAGGGGGCATCCCTTGTCCTGAGTCTCAGGACTAATAGCCAAACATGGATGAAAAACCCAGTGTCGCTTCTGGCTCTAGTTCAGCTCTAGACCACACTACCAATGAAACAGAGGAAATGGGCTGATGTCAGCATACTAGGGTTCTGAATGTAGGTCTGCCATTCTGATATGTGGACCAGCTTAAGTGAGCTATTTAATCTCCGCAAACTTCTCTTTCCTCATATGTAGAACAGAGACCAGGATACTTACTTCATAGTCTCGTGTGACTGTAACTAGTATGTGCCTGAGGGGCCTTCATGGTAGGTTCCTAGGTCCTCTCCTGCCCCTTTGTCACCAGGTTAAATAGCCCCTTCCAAAAATCGAGAGGCTAATAAggagttaataaatatttttaaacttaggCCAAGGAATGTCAGCATGGTGCCTGGCTTGGATGATGTGGTATGTCTAACTGTTTTCATGTTAATTTTCATGCCACAGTGAGCCTCTTCAGGCATGAAAACAACCGGGGATTATTtgcttctctgtttttccttctttggccCCCTTATGTTTtcatctcagactccagcccTTCCAAAAGCAATCTGTCACGGTTCTCTCTCCTACTGGGCCACCTTTCAAGGACATCCTTCTGAATCTGCCTCTCGCAAGGGGGAGCGCGTAGGCATGGGCCTGTTTCTGTGACACAGTTCATTTCCTCAGTTTTCTGGAAGCTTCTTCTGAGCTTTGTCTTGTACTGCCACTCCATCCAAGTCTTCCCTGCCGGTGACCTCCCCTTGAACTTACAGGCCAGCCTTTCATTGTCTCTGGTCAGCTCACTtccattcattttctccttcctcagaTCAGACCATGAAGACTTGAAGGGCCAAATCCCAGGGAGCTTAGCAGTGTGTTGGGTGCTTAGCTCTTTGATTCATAACTGGATTGTAATGAATTGGAAGACACCATATACAGAAGTGAGCAGCTCTGGATCCCACCCCTGCACCCCGAGAGCACGGGCTTCCTTCTCGGCCCGTTAATACCTCCTCCTCAGCTTCCCCTTCGTTTCCTTCTAGATCCTGCTCAGAGAGGAATGGCACCCAGGGGTCCCTTCACCTGCCTCCTGAGTCACTCTGTATGTGACTGACTCCCCCCTCCCGCCAAATGTGACCTGTCCTCTTACTTGAGCGCGTGGCAACGTGGGCCTCCCCTCTTCTTAGTGCGCTGTGGCAGGTCTAAAACTGTGCAAAGCTCTCTTCAGATTGAAAAGGGTTGGGAATCATAACCAAGCCTGTGGAACTGAGGTTCTTCCTCTGCTGCCATTCTGCCAAAATACCGGCTTGATTCTTAAGGAAAATGTTATTCACTGAATTGTACTTTCTATGAGGGCCTTCAACTATCGAAATAGAGTTGCTTTCTAATGCCACTTACCAGCATCATAACACCTAGATTGCAGAGCAAGATTTTACTGGCTATAATCTGAATCTCTATTCTTAGAACAATTATTCCTAAATGTGTTAGTATTTCGTAAACTTGTTCTTattgacaaataaaatataatctgtAAATCAGTTTCCAAATAATTGTAGTTTATTTGTAGACAATTGTAAATAAACGAGCTATTtacaattgtgttttttttttttgtttgcactGAATAACTCCTGTGAGCTGAGACCGGAGCTGGGCACCGTGGAAGATGGAGGTGACCATGGGACACAGGCAGCCTTTATGCTCAGAAGAGTATGTGATCCAGGAGGCAGGCACTGCCCTGAGTCCAAGGTTAGGAAGGAAGGATCGTGTGAACTGGGAACTGAGCTGACTGGCCTCCAGATTCGAGGCAGAAACACCAGAGTGATTATTTGGAGGTGTTTGAAATCCCAGGCCCTCTTCTGGAGGTGAGAGCAGGTTCATGAGCCGTTACCCCAGCACTCCCGGCTACACAGCTGCATAGTGAGAAATATGATGGAAGGCTTCAGGATGTCTGACAGAACAGTTGCAGAAGGCAGGAGCAGCGAAGATACTTCAAAGAACCCAGAACAAATCGCCCTTTaggtcattttttaaatcaataacagATCGGGCACTACAAGGGGAAGCCTGTTTCCCAGCCAAGCAGTGAACGATGCTAAAAGCCCGAGCTCCCACAGTCTCTGGGGAGCAATTAGGACTTGTCCAGTAATCAGCCACTTTGGATTTCTGAGAATGATTCTAAACACAAAATGATAAAAGCTGGCTAAAGTAAACTAAACTGTTGCTTCATAATCGAATTTCATAGCTCAATTAGAGAATCCTGAAGTTAAAAATACCGgagggcttttgttttgtttgttttttaaggaaaaagatttAAAGACAGTGCTATTAAAAATAGCTCAGTGCTAAAAATATATGCCGAATCATTTTATCTCACTGGGGACCTGAAAACAGTAAAATATGCAACATGGAGTCTAGTCCTCATTAGATCAGTGAATTAGTTTTGGAACTCTGAAATAATTGATTTCTTTGCCTACGAAGCCAGTGCAGATCtggagggttgtttgttttagttgTTGGCAGAATAGCGTTAAGCATCCAGGTTCTGGTTGCTGTATTTTCATTATAAAGCACAGGAAACTTATTTCCATCAGAAGCCATGGAGGGTTAGGATAAATTGTGAATAAACGGTAGTTTTTGGTCATGTTCAAATGTGACCTTTTGCTTATCCTGCGctggaaaaaaatgagacaattcTATGATTACAAATACATAGCAACTCGTATTTTTGACAAGAGGGAAAGATTCTTCtggattgtttttcattttattttattgttgaatCAACAGGGCAAACAAGACAGAGTTGAACAACAGCTTACTAGATTATACTTTTTCCTGTGATATCACTTTTGATCGTTAAGTTTCCTTCCAGCTTTAAGAGTCTTTGATTCATTAATTCTAAATATGTGATGTACTAGGAAATTGCACCAGCGTGGACCTGCCTGGAACAGGCCCTGTTGGCCCTG encodes the following:
- the ALG14 gene encoding UDP-N-acetylglucosamine transferase subunit ALG14 homolog isoform X2; translated protein: MGGALILAAAGAALAVLLAVRLWVVLRPRAAVPRRSLSLLVVAGSGGHTTEILRLLETLSDAYSPRHYVIADTDEMSAHKINSFELNRADRNPSTTRVQRKLHRTKKRSAGPRCLSIHGVKVRIRFFKPRQERNNETAIVDCFLFSKINDIILGSHWFKSDHEDLKGQIPGSLAVCWVLSSLIHNWIVMNWKTPYTEVSSSGSHPCTPRARASFSAR